A DNA window from Roseovarius sp. Pro17 contains the following coding sequences:
- a CDS encoding dipeptidase, translated as MVKSLLKTKCLAIVKSLINVTYSSGHGIRKALVCGNNTCPRPEKTMSSQAIRWDAHSCVPLKNDYPFERVMRHHANGFHFVSINVGMDVTPVGDIMQMIASFRRRIIAHPDLMLANNVEDVETAARLGKLAVAFDLEGAMPLLGNPDMVDLYHRLGVRQMHFAYNRANDAAGGCYDPQVELSAYGATLVARCEDAGIVVDCAHLNERTSLAIMDMARKPVVISHANVRDLEPDLRNITGAMIDACAKCDGVIGVTGMSKLLPEGKANVEGMVEQIDHIVQRVGPRHVGIGLDYVYDQADEELPAGADPSYWFPTEHGFDENFYKSLQFVPPEELGTLGDRLAALGYTDSDIGLIWGDNFHRIAKRCWKVV; from the coding sequence ATGGTAAAATCATTGCTGAAAACAAAATGTTTAGCAATAGTAAAAAGTTTGATAAACGTAACCTACTCATCTGGCCACGGCATTCGCAAAGCGTTAGTTTGCGGCAACAACACTTGCCCGAGGCCGGAGAAAACCATGTCATCACAAGCAATTCGCTGGGACGCTCACTCCTGTGTCCCGCTCAAGAATGACTACCCATTCGAGCGCGTGATGCGCCACCATGCGAACGGTTTTCACTTTGTTTCGATCAATGTTGGGATGGACGTAACGCCAGTTGGGGACATTATGCAGATGATCGCGTCGTTCCGGCGCCGAATCATCGCCCATCCTGATCTGATGCTGGCCAATAACGTCGAGGACGTGGAGACGGCCGCGCGTCTGGGCAAGCTGGCAGTCGCCTTCGACCTAGAGGGGGCGATGCCCCTACTCGGGAATCCGGACATGGTCGATCTCTACCATCGTTTGGGCGTGCGCCAGATGCATTTCGCCTACAATCGCGCCAACGATGCGGCTGGCGGCTGCTACGATCCGCAGGTCGAACTGTCTGCATATGGGGCGACGCTGGTTGCGAGGTGCGAGGATGCCGGGATCGTCGTCGACTGCGCCCACCTCAATGAACGCACCTCGCTGGCCATCATGGACATGGCGCGCAAGCCGGTGGTCATCTCGCACGCCAACGTCCGCGACCTGGAGCCGGATCTGCGCAACATCACCGGCGCGATGATCGACGCCTGTGCAAAATGCGACGGTGTGATTGGCGTGACCGGGATGAGCAAGCTTCTGCCGGAGGGCAAAGCGAATGTCGAAGGCATGGTCGAGCAGATCGACCATATCGTCCAGCGGGTCGGCCCGCGGCATGTGGGGATCGGGCTCGACTATGTCTACGATCAGGCCGACGAGGAACTTCCAGCAGGTGCAGACCCATCATACTGGTTTCCAACCGAACACGGGTTCGACGAGAATTTCTACAAATCATTGCAGTTCGTGCCGCCCGAGGAACTCGGTACGCTTGGCGACAGATTGGCAGCCTTGGGATACACAGACAGCGACATCGGTTTGATTTGGGGCGATAATTTTCACCGGATCGCCAAACGATGCTGGAAAGTGGTTTGA
- a CDS encoding ABC transporter substrate-binding protein, giving the protein MFDRKFPTRRSFMRGTAALGLSAMAASHSAGGAFAATPNRGGTLRVAKGDGATTDTLDPATYTGSFMVATSYGVHGFLTGIRPDGDIEPQLAESWEASPDARTWRFTLRRGVTFHDGKPLTPEDVVATIQYHTMEGSKSAVKTLLEDIEKVEADNDVVEFTLSTGNADFPFTFTDYHMPILPSVDGGVDWKSGNGCGPYKLIKLEPGISAKFVRNHDDWDQNRGWFEEVELLSVADPNARTSALVSGEVHATDKLDLKTAGRMGQKPGLTVHSVEGSQHYVFAMSTNTAPFDDPNVRLALKYAIDRQELVDKILFGYGAVGNDHPIGRSQRFFNTDLEQTVYDPERAKFHLKKAGLDSVSVGLTAADAGFPGSVDAATLYQASAAKCGVEIDVTRAANDGYWSDVWMKKPFSAAWWAGRPVEDAMLTTVYASGAAWNDTFWENERFNELLVSARSELDEPKRRDMYFEMQTILNGDGGAVIPVFANFVFATDSKVQTGEQLSAHFNMDGERWMERWSFA; this is encoded by the coding sequence ATGTTTGATAGAAAATTTCCGACACGGCGCAGCTTCATGCGTGGCACCGCCGCCCTCGGCCTGTCCGCGATGGCGGCGTCCCACAGCGCAGGCGGTGCATTTGCTGCAACACCTAACAGAGGGGGCACCTTGCGCGTGGCCAAGGGCGATGGCGCAACCACCGATACGCTTGATCCGGCGACATATACCGGCAGCTTCATGGTGGCCACTTCCTATGGCGTGCATGGCTTCCTGACGGGAATCCGGCCCGACGGCGATATCGAGCCGCAACTCGCTGAAAGCTGGGAGGCGTCGCCTGATGCACGGACGTGGCGCTTCACATTGAGGCGCGGTGTCACGTTCCACGACGGCAAGCCGCTAACGCCCGAGGATGTCGTCGCGACGATACAATATCACACTATGGAAGGGTCCAAATCGGCTGTCAAGACGCTGTTGGAGGACATCGAAAAGGTTGAGGCCGACAACGATGTCGTCGAATTCACACTCTCCACCGGCAACGCGGATTTTCCGTTCACCTTTACCGATTATCACATGCCGATCCTGCCGTCCGTCGATGGCGGAGTGGATTGGAAATCGGGGAATGGATGCGGCCCCTACAAGCTGATCAAGTTGGAGCCGGGTATCTCGGCGAAGTTCGTACGCAACCATGACGATTGGGACCAAAACCGCGGCTGGTTCGAAGAGGTCGAACTGCTTTCCGTCGCTGATCCCAACGCGCGAACCTCCGCGTTGGTGTCAGGCGAAGTGCATGCGACCGACAAGCTCGACCTCAAGACCGCTGGACGTATGGGGCAGAAGCCGGGCCTGACCGTTCATTCGGTCGAGGGCAGCCAGCACTACGTGTTTGCGATGTCGACGAACACTGCCCCGTTCGATGACCCCAATGTACGCCTCGCGCTGAAATATGCGATCGATCGGCAGGAACTGGTCGACAAAATCCTGTTTGGATACGGCGCCGTCGGCAACGATCACCCGATCGGCCGTAGTCAGCGTTTTTTCAATACCGATCTGGAGCAGACGGTTTACGATCCTGAACGCGCTAAATTTCATCTGAAAAAGGCTGGCCTCGATTCAGTTTCGGTAGGGTTGACCGCCGCCGACGCCGGCTTTCCGGGGTCCGTGGACGCGGCAACCCTCTATCAGGCCTCAGCGGCCAAGTGCGGTGTCGAAATCGATGTCACCCGCGCCGCCAATGACGGTTACTGGTCCGACGTCTGGATGAAAAAGCCGTTCTCAGCCGCTTGGTGGGCAGGCCGCCCCGTCGAGGATGCGATGCTGACAACGGTTTATGCCTCGGGCGCCGCATGGAACGACACGTTCTGGGAAAATGAGCGCTTCAACGAACTGCTCGTTTCCGCACGCTCGGAACTGGACGAGCCAAAACGGCGCGATATGTATTTCGAAATGCAGACAATACTAAATGGTGACGGCGGCGCGGTTATTCCGGTGTTCGCGAACTTCGTCTTTGCCACAGATTCAAAGGTGCAGACGGGCGAACAACTCTCGGCGCATTTCAACATGGACGGCGAAAGATGGATGGAACGCTGGTCCTTTGCTTGA
- a CDS encoding XRE family transcriptional regulator: MDDFANSYPKNSRPRVGALLRARRKERGLTLDQLASQVGLSRGFLSQVENDKASPSLASLVQISQALGADARDFLFVPPATSIASYAAHRVQYAVPESDVIYERTTGSFDGRTLNGLIITIPPGYSCEPQRHDGEEMYLVLDGTIFCEVDGKRFDLNIGDTVHFNSRELHLYGNPTTKNAKVMWVGTLQLFGEDQDKGDG; this comes from the coding sequence ATGGACGACTTCGCGAACAGCTACCCCAAGAACAGCCGACCGAGGGTAGGCGCTCTGTTGCGGGCGCGCCGCAAGGAGCGGGGGCTGACACTTGATCAGCTTGCCTCGCAGGTCGGTCTGTCACGCGGATTTTTGTCGCAGGTTGAGAACGACAAGGCTTCGCCGTCGCTGGCGTCCTTGGTGCAGATCAGTCAGGCGCTCGGCGCGGATGCGCGGGATTTCCTCTTTGTCCCGCCCGCGACGTCGATAGCCAGCTATGCCGCGCATCGCGTGCAATACGCGGTGCCCGAAAGCGACGTCATATATGAACGGACGACCGGATCCTTCGATGGTCGCACCCTGAATGGTCTCATCATTACCATCCCGCCGGGATATTCCTGCGAGCCGCAGCGCCATGACGGCGAAGAGATGTATCTCGTGCTGGATGGGACAATCTTCTGCGAGGTGGATGGCAAGCGGTTCGACCTCAATATCGGGGACACGGTCCACTTCAACTCGCGCGAACTCCACCTCTACGGCAATCCGACAACGAAGAATGCCAAAGTGATGTGGGTAGGCACCTTGCAGCTGTTTGGCGAGGATCAAGACAAGGGCGATGGATAA